TACGCGGTGTAGCAACCGGCACAGCCGCACGCGGCTTCCTTGGCGTGTTGAGCGTGGGGCGCGGAGTCGGTGCCGAGGAAGAACTTCGAATTGCCGCTGGTCGCGGCATCCAGCAAGGCCACTTGGTGGGTGTTGCGCTTGAGGATCGGCAGGCAATAGAAATGCGGCCGAATCCCGCCCACCAGCATGTGGTTGCGGTTGTAGAGCAGGTGATGCGCGGTGATGGTCGCGCCGACGTTGGCCGAAGCCTCGGTGACGAATTGCACGGCATCGGCGGTGGTGATGTGCTCGAACACCACCTTCAAGGTCGGGAACAGCTCGACCACACGGCGCATATGCTCGTCGATGAAGACCTTCTCGCGGTCGAACACGTCCACGTCGCCACGGGTAACTTCACCGTGGATCAGCAGCGGCATGCCCACTTCAGCCATGGCTTCGATGGCCGGCAGGATTTTATCGATGCTGGTTACGCCGGAGTCGGAGTTGGTGGTCGCGCCGGCCGGGTACAGCTTGGCGGCGTGCACAAAACCGCTGGCCTTGGCCTGGCGAATTTCTTCGGGCTGGGTGCGATCGGTCAGGTAGAGCACCATCAACGGCTCAAAGCGGCTGCCGGCCGGTCGTGCAGCGAGGATTCGCTGGCGATAGGCGTCGGCTTCAGCGGCATTGCGCACCGGTGGTACCAGGTTAGGCATGATGATGGCGCGGCCAAACGTACGCGCAACATCGGCCACGGTTTGAGGTAACGCAGCACCATCGCGAAGATGAATATGCCAGTCGTCGGGACGCAGCAGGGTCAGGCGGTCGGACATTGGGGATTCCAGGCGGGTCAATCTGGTGGGAATGCTACCGGAAAAGACTCTTGCAGGCACTCGCTATCAAGTTTTGCAGGATGCATCCGATAGCCTTTCGTATGCCTTATCGATGTATGACGCTTTGAAGTGTTGTAGAAACCAGTGGAGCCTCCCGTGCGCCAGCATTATCTAGCCCTGCTCAGTGTGTTCGCCAGCCTGCCTGCGATGGCCCTCACGTTCCAGACACGTCTGGAGAACATTGAGTGGAAGGTGGAAGGCGACAAGTTCGAGTGCCGACTGACCCAGCCGATCACCGACTTCGGTTCGGGTGAGTTCGTACGCCGGGCCGGTGAGCAAGCGACTTTCCGTCTGAAAGCCTATGGCGGCTCGCTGGGCGCCGGGTCGGCCACCCTACTGGCCGCTGCTGCTCCCTGGCAGCCGGGGCGTGGCGACATCAACCTCGGTGCCGTGCGCGCCGGCAGTGGCGATGTGCTTTTTAACAGCTCCCAGGCTCAGGCTGGTCGCCTGTTCAATGGCTTGCTCGAAGGGCGCTCGCCGACTGTTCGGCATTATGCGCGTGAGGGCGGCTACTCGGAAATTCGCCTGTTGCCGGTCAAGTTCAACAAGGCCTACAGCGATTATCAGCTGTGCACCGCCAAGCTGTTGCCGATGAATTACGATCAGGTCAAGCAGACCGAAGTCGGCTTCCCCGGCGGCGGTATCGAATTGGATGCAGCGGCCAAACAGAAATTGTCGGTGATTCTCGAATTCATGAAGGCGGATCCAACCGTCAACCATATCGAGTTGAACGGTCATTCGGACAACAGTGGCAACCGCCTGAGCAATCGCGATGTGTCGCGTCGTCGCGCATTGGCGGTGATGGATTACTTCAAGGCCAACGGCATTCAGGAATCCCAGGTCACCCTGCGTTTCCATGGCGAAAGCTACCCCTTGGTGCCCAACACCAATGCCGCCAATCGGGCCCGCAACCGCCGTGTGAATATTCAGCTTGAGCGGGTAGCGGCTCCGGAGAAACCGGCTCCCCAGGCCAGTGGCCCGAGCAATCCTGCGCACACTTCATAACGGCAGTCATAAGTGCGCTCGTAGCGTGCGACCATCGGTCGCCCGCTCGACATAATCTGTCGCTTTATCTTCATTTGCTGTCGCGCCCCTGTAAATCCACGGTTTTGGTCGGTAGAATCGACGCCTTTCCGTACAACCCCGTGGAGTGATGGCATGGCCGACGTAAACAAGGTCGTTCTCGCGTATTCCGGCGGCCTGGACACTTCGGTGATCCTCAAGTGGCTGCAGGATACTTATAACTGTGAAGTGGTGACCTTCACCGCTGACCTGGGTCAGGGCGAAGAGGTCGAGCCAGCACGTGCCAAGGCGCAAGCCATGGGCGTGAAAGAGATCTACATTGACGACCTGCGCGAAGAGTTCGTCCGCGATTTCGTTTTCCCGATGTTTCGCGCCAACACCGTCTACGAAGGCGAGTACCTGCTGGGTACCTCCATCGCACGTCCGCTGATCGCCAAGCGCCTGATCGAAATCGCCAATGAAACCGGTGCTGACGCTATTTCCCATGGCGCTACCGGTAAGGGTAACGACCAGGTGCGTTTCGAACTGGGCGCCTATGCTCTCAAACCAGGCGTGAAAGTAATTGCACCTTGGCGTGAATGGGACCTGCTGTCCCGTGAAAAATTGATGGATTACGCTGAAAAGCATGCGATCCCGATCGAGCGCCACGGCAAGAAGAAGTCCCCGTACTCGATGGACGCCAACCTGCTGCACATCTCCTATGAAGGCGGCGTGCTGGAAGACACCTGGACCGAGCACGAAGAAGACATGTGGAAATGGACCGTCTCTCCGGAGAACGCTCCAGACAAACCGCAGTACCTGGAACTGACCTACCGCAACGGCGACATCGTGGCACTGGACGGCGTCGAAATGACCCCGGCCACCGTGCTTGCGACCCTGAACCGTATCGGCGGCGAACACGGCATCGGCCGCCTCGACATCGTCGAGAACCGTTACGTGGGCATGAAGTCCCGTGGTTGCTACGAAACCCCGGGCGGCACCATCATGCTGCGCGCTCACCGCGCCATCGAGTCCATTACCCTGGATCGTGAAGTGGCTCACCTCAAAGACGAGCTGATGCCCAAGTACGCCAGCCTGATCTACACCGGCTACTGGTGGAGCCCTGAGCGTCTGATGTTGCAACAGATGATCGATGCCTCCCAGGCCCACGTGAATGGCGTTGTGCGCCTGAAGCTGTACAAGGGCAATGTGATTGTCACCGGGCGTAAGTCCGATGATTCGCTGTTCGATGCCAACATCGCCACTTTCGAAGAGGATGGCGGTGCTTACAACCAGGCGGACGCAGCTGGTTTTATCAAGTTGAATGCCTTGCGCATGCGCATCGCTGCCAACAAAGGCCGCTCGTTGTTCTGATTGTTGTATCCGCAGTGAAGGATGGCCCCTTAAAAGGGGCCATTTTTTTTGGCCGAAAGCCTTGGATAAATACGCGTTGTTTATCCATTTAATGATTGCTCAAGTTCGTGTGGGACCGATTTTGTATCGGCCCTAAAGCGGGTTGTTTTAAAGGGGAATGAATTTTTACACCTGTGTAGGAACTGGTCTTACAGAAAGTTCACTTATGAAACTGTGGTGAGTCTATTTGCCGCTGAAAGTTCTGTAGGAAACAAGGATCTAATAAATATGTTAAAGGGAACTGAAACACACTATTTGTTTTCACGCGGTCCCGCTCCTGAATGCCCCGTGCAGCAGGGTTTGCCTGAACGCCATGCGCGGCGCGTTTACCGCCGCCCCTTAATCGTCGGGTCATTTCCCTCAAAATATGTAAGCCCCCGGAAAGGTCTGAAAGGCTCTGTAAAGCAAGACACATCTGAGTCGGCGTTTTTTTGTAGGGCATTTCTTTTATCTCTGTGGGTTACGTCTCTGCTTGCTGTTGCTCGGGGGGGAACGCTATGCCAACTAGGAAACGACTAGGCTATTGTGTTTGCTCTAAATAATTCGAACAGCGAAATTGGACTTTCTCATGAATAAAGTGCTGATCGTGGATGATCATCCCGTCATTCGTCTTGCTGTGCGTATGCTAATGGAACGTCATGGTTATGAGGTCGTTGCCGAGACCGACAACGGTGTCGACGCGTTGCAACTTGCACGGGAGCATATGCCGGACATTGTTATATTGGATATTGGGATTCCCAAACTCGATGGCCTGGAGGTTATTTGCCGGCTGTCTTCAACCAAACAATCTGTGCCGTTCAAGGTGCTGGTGCTGACCTCTCAGGCTCCTGGCCATTTTTCCATGCGGTGCATGCAGGCAGGCGCTGCCGGCTACGTGTGCAAACAACAGGACCTGACCGAGTTGCTGAGTGCGATCAAGGCTGTTCTATCAGGCTACAGCTACTTTCCAAACCAGGCGCTCAATTCCGTGCGCTCCACCATGGGCAACGCCAGCGAAGCCGATATGGTCGAGCGCCTTTCGGGCAGAGAGATGATGGTGTTGCAACAATTGGCACGGGGCAAGACCAACAAGGAGATCGCCGACGGTATGTTCCTCAGCAACAAGACCGTCAGCACCTACAAGACTCGCCTGTTGCTCAAGCTCAATGCTCGGTCGCTGGTTGACTTGATCGAGTTGGCGCAGCGTAACGGACTGGTATAGGGGTGACGCAACTCCCCGAATAACCAGGGCAACCGGCAGAAAAAAGCCTCCGTCAGGGAGGCTTCCGGTCGTTGGTCGCTTGTTCAGAGGTCGAAGTCGTAATCGGCCAATTGTTTTTGCAAGCGTCGCTCTTCCAGAAGATTGTCGATGGTGCGGCGTTTGCTTAGATTGGTTTTTGCCACCTCTACAGGGGCTTCTGCCACATCGTCATCCGACTCAACGAGGTCGTCTTCTACTTCCAGTTGTTCCTTGCCAGTGCTCATAAGGTTAACTCCAGGCTAAGACTGCCGTTGGCGCTCCTTATAACGAGAATTGATGAAGCGGTAAAAAAGATTTTTTCAATCGACTCATCGAAAAAGTTAATGATCGCTCAATCGTCGGACGTCTTGTCCTTGTATTCGCACAGGTCTTCGATGCGGCAACTCCCGCAACGTGGCTTGCGGGCTTGGCAAACGTAGCGCCCATGAAGAATCAGCCAATGGTGGGAGTCCAGCAGATAGGGTTTGGGCACGAACTTCATGAGCTGCTTTTCTACTTCCACCACGTTCTTGCCGCGAGCGATACCGGTACGGTTGCTCACCCGGAAAATGTGCGTGTCCACGGCCATGGTCAGTTGCCGAAACGCGGTATTGAGTACCACATTGGCGGTCTTTCGCCCCACACCCGGCAACGCTTCCAGCGCTTCGCGCGTTTGCGGTACTTCACTGCCATGCTGTTCTATCAATAGGCGGCAGGTCTCGATGACATTCTTGGCCTTGCTGTTGTACAGGCCGATGGTCTTGATGTATTGCGACAAACCCTCCACACCCAAGGCATAGATCGCCTCTGGCGTATTGGCGACGGGATACAGCTTTGCGGTGGCCTTGTTGACGCCAACATCCGTGGACTGCGCCGACAGAATTACCGCAATCAGCAACTCGAACGGTGACGAGTAGGCGAGTTCGGTCTTGGGTTCCGGATTGTCTTCGTGAAACCGGCGGAAAATTTCCAGACGTTTTGCGGCATTCATGGGGCGCAGGGGTCCTTACGCTCGATCAGCGTTGTATCGAGTAGTGGGTCAAGCACCATGGGTATCTACCTGGCGCTGTGCTTCATCCAATCGGTGTTGCGCTTGGGCCAACTGTTGCGGGTCGGCATGCTGATCCTGGGCTTTTTTCAGCTCGGCGCGGCGCATAGCCAGCTGAATCTTGGCGCGTTTTAGATCGGCATTACTGGAGGGCGGCGTCGGCGTGATTGTATGGCTCGCCTCTAGGGCGGCCAGTGCCTGCTCCGACGTTTCGAACTGTTGCTGTAGCGCAATCAATTGCGATTGTTGCTCAAAGGTCGGTGGATGCCCAAACGCCTTCAAGGACTTGTGCAACTGGGCGCGGCTCATCGCGACACTGATCTTGGCTTTCTTTACCGCCGCGTCCCGGGCAGCCTGTGCTTCGTCAAGTTGAACGGGCTCTATCGCCGGCGATCGCTTGAGCCTGGCAAGGCGCTCGGCCAATTTGTGTTCTTCTTCCTGGTGTAGGCGCGCGTTACGTTGTTCGAAGCGCTGCCGTGCGCGGTTGCGCTTGAAATCGCGTTGGCGGCGCTCCTCGTCGCTCTTCGCCAGGCCGCCCACAATCGCCAGGGCTGTCGTTGGTGGGCGCATTTCGATGCAGTCTACCGGGCAGGGCGCTACGCACAGGTCGCAGCCCGTGCACTCGTCGATGATCACTGTGTGCATCAACTTGGCCGC
This region of Pseudomonas asgharzadehiana genomic DNA includes:
- the pyrC gene encoding dihydroorotase — its product is MSDRLTLLRPDDWHIHLRDGAALPQTVADVARTFGRAIIMPNLVPPVRNAAEADAYRQRILAARPAGSRFEPLMVLYLTDRTQPEEIRQAKASGFVHAAKLYPAGATTNSDSGVTSIDKILPAIEAMAEVGMPLLIHGEVTRGDVDVFDREKVFIDEHMRRVVELFPTLKVVFEHITTADAVQFVTEASANVGATITAHHLLYNRNHMLVGGIRPHFYCLPILKRNTHQVALLDAATSGNSKFFLGTDSAPHAQHAKEAACGCAGCYTAYAAIELYAEAFEQRNALDKLEDFASLNGPKFYGLPANTDRITLVREDWTAPASLPFGELTVIPLRAGETLRWRLLEETK
- a CDS encoding flagellar protein MotY; translation: MRQHYLALLSVFASLPAMALTFQTRLENIEWKVEGDKFECRLTQPITDFGSGEFVRRAGEQATFRLKAYGGSLGAGSATLLAAAAPWQPGRGDINLGAVRAGSGDVLFNSSQAQAGRLFNGLLEGRSPTVRHYAREGGYSEIRLLPVKFNKAYSDYQLCTAKLLPMNYDQVKQTEVGFPGGGIELDAAAKQKLSVILEFMKADPTVNHIELNGHSDNSGNRLSNRDVSRRRALAVMDYFKANGIQESQVTLRFHGESYPLVPNTNAANRARNRRVNIQLERVAAPEKPAPQASGPSNPAHTS
- a CDS encoding argininosuccinate synthase; the protein is MADVNKVVLAYSGGLDTSVILKWLQDTYNCEVVTFTADLGQGEEVEPARAKAQAMGVKEIYIDDLREEFVRDFVFPMFRANTVYEGEYLLGTSIARPLIAKRLIEIANETGADAISHGATGKGNDQVRFELGAYALKPGVKVIAPWREWDLLSREKLMDYAEKHAIPIERHGKKKSPYSMDANLLHISYEGGVLEDTWTEHEEDMWKWTVSPENAPDKPQYLELTYRNGDIVALDGVEMTPATVLATLNRIGGEHGIGRLDIVENRYVGMKSRGCYETPGGTIMLRAHRAIESITLDREVAHLKDELMPKYASLIYTGYWWSPERLMLQQMIDASQAHVNGVVRLKLYKGNVIVTGRKSDDSLFDANIATFEEDGGAYNQADAAGFIKLNALRMRIAANKGRSLF
- a CDS encoding response regulator transcription factor codes for the protein MNKVLIVDDHPVIRLAVRMLMERHGYEVVAETDNGVDALQLAREHMPDIVILDIGIPKLDGLEVICRLSSTKQSVPFKVLVLTSQAPGHFSMRCMQAGAAGYVCKQQDLTELLSAIKAVLSGYSYFPNQALNSVRSTMGNASEADMVERLSGREMMVLQQLARGKTNKEIADGMFLSNKTVSTYKTRLLLKLNARSLVDLIELAQRNGLV
- a CDS encoding PA3496 family putative envelope integrity protein, with translation MSTGKEQLEVEDDLVESDDDVAEAPVEVAKTNLSKRRTIDNLLEERRLQKQLADYDFDL
- the nth gene encoding endonuclease III, encoding MNAAKRLEIFRRFHEDNPEPKTELAYSSPFELLIAVILSAQSTDVGVNKATAKLYPVANTPEAIYALGVEGLSQYIKTIGLYNSKAKNVIETCRLLIEQHGSEVPQTREALEALPGVGRKTANVVLNTAFRQLTMAVDTHIFRVSNRTGIARGKNVVEVEKQLMKFVPKPYLLDSHHWLILHGRYVCQARKPRCGSCRIEDLCEYKDKTSDD
- the rsxB gene encoding electron transport complex subunit RsxB, with amino-acid sequence MNLIQRIDALLPQTQCGKCGHPGCRPYAEGIAQGEAINKCPPGGQETIIGLSQLLSVPVLKLDTTRGEAPAQVAYIREAECIGCTKCIQACPVDAIVGAAKLMHTVIIDECTGCDLCVAPCPVDCIEMRPPTTALAIVGGLAKSDEERRQRDFKRNRARQRFEQRNARLHQEEEHKLAERLARLKRSPAIEPVQLDEAQAARDAAVKKAKISVAMSRAQLHKSLKAFGHPPTFEQQSQLIALQQQFETSEQALAALEASHTITPTPPSSNADLKRAKIQLAMRRAELKKAQDQHADPQQLAQAQHRLDEAQRQVDTHGA